From the genome of Arvicola amphibius chromosome 9, mArvAmp1.2, whole genome shotgun sequence:
GGGAGCCCCTGGGGTCATTTCCGAAGAGCCCCACCAGGAAGCTGTGGCTTCCCCGATGGGATGCGCCTCCTGAAACAGGTTAGCAGGCCAGTGCTAACATTATCCAGCCCGCGCATGAGCAGGAATGTATCGCCAGGCATGGTGGGTCATGCTCTTAATCgcaacactggggaggctgaagcagcaggattgctgtgaattcaaggttagGTCTAAACAATATGTTCCAGGCCGGTCTGGCTGAACTGcggcaagactttgtctcaaaatacaaaagtaaGAAACAACCAATTAACATGGATGGAAGTCTACATACAATCCTTGTGTAACTTTTGAAAAGTTACAaacagcactaaggaggcagaggaaggcggatctctctgggttgaggccagactggtttacacaGTTCTAGGTGGATCaaggctccatagtgagactctgttttttttttttgttttttttttttttttttaaaaaaggcctaACTTCTCTTGGTAAGATCTGTATGAGGGCAGGCAGGATGGCTACACAAGTGAAGGCACTTGCCCGCCGGGCAAGCCTGGTGGAAGACGAGAAATGACTCTACAAAGATCGCTTTTGACCTCTACAGGCTTGAGGGTCCTCCACTTCTGACCCACGCATgcaaacaatgtttttaaaaaggaaaacagaacaaacgGAGAGAATCCTTCCCTGAAGGTCTCTGCCTAGCACTAGTATTCCTCCTGCGCCTGCGCCGTCCTGCGCCTGCGCCATCCTGCTCGTCACTGGCACCACCTGGGTTCATCTCCACCCAGATGATGGGCTCTCTTGGCTCCCGGATGCAACAGTACATAATTTAGGCTTGGGTTGGCCAAGTCCAGCGCCTAACTACCCAGACCTCGGCCAAAAAGAGCAGGCGCTGGGCAGACATGCCCCCTTGGTCTCACTCAGTGGCTGCTGGCGCCAGCATAAAGTTCAGCACTGAGCAGAAACGACCGTGCCCCATCATAAGAGCAAAGGCCCCACACGACCTTGACCAAATGACCCCACCTTAAGGTTTATTTGTCATGATTGTTGATGCTTGGTGCAGCCCATGATCCTCCTGTTGTGGGGATGGAGGTGAGTGGACAGCTTACTTAAGAGTTAGGATTTTTCCTCAGGTAACTCATACGgcttatttccttttaaataattaGAGTCTAGTGTGTttctctggttggcctggaattcattatgtggACTACAATGGCCTCCAAACCCAGAGTGCTGACATTAAAAGCCtgtgtcactatgcccagcttacttcttcttttttttttttttttttttggtttttcgagacagggtttctctgtggctttggagcctgtcctggaactagctcttgtagaccaggctggtctcgaactcacagagatccgcctgcctctgcctcccgagtgctgggattaaaggcgtgcgccaccaccgcccggctccagcttacttctaattattttctttttcaaaaatttttccatttaaatttacttattttgcatgtataagtgttttacctgcaagtatgtgtgtgcatctcataggtgcctggtgccctcaagatcccctggaactggagttaggatggTTCTGAGCATGTatgtgctaggaatcaaatctgggtcttctggaagagcagccagtgctcttaaccaccaccCCTCCCTTGAGACACAGGGTCTTTTTCTTTAAGGCCctaactgtcttggaactctctatgtaaaccaggctggccttgaactcatagagatacatctgcctctgcctctctagtactgggattaaagagctgatccaccacacctggctgctacttctaattttttttcttggggtcaggatttctctgtgtaacaggactgactgtcctagaacttgctctgtggcccagactggcactgaactcacagagatctgcttgcctctgcctcctgggtgctgggatcaaaggcgtgcaccaccaccgcctggcactaCTGCtaattttttgagtcagagtcttgctatatagcctatGTTATACTTGAACTTGAGATACTATTGCTCATGCTCCCAAGAGGCAAATGAACAGGTGTGCACTATTATGTCTAGCTTCCTCAGGTAATTCTCTAGAGAACTGAGGGATAAGTCAAACAGGAGAATCAGTTCAGAGGCCTAGAACCtatgccccacccccaagctgGTTCCAGAGGGCCTCTATCTTTGGAGTATTTGTGTGTACTAGCTGGGATATGGGAGGAAGCCTTAGGCCATaaactgctcccccccccccctttttcctcttccttgtgGGAATTGGCCTCGGTATCTCCTGCACACTGAGCACAGACTTAGCACACAACATACTAGTGAGTTACACTCCTATCATACCAACTGGGTATCTAGCTCCCTAAGTAGAATAAAGGAGCAGTGACCTCTGAAACTATCAGGAAGGGCATTCTACAGCAGTTTACAAAATGTATCTGTGATCTAGGCGCAGAAGGACTAGGGTAGGGTTCTAGGTGCAATGTTCAGTTTTAACGGTGGTGCCAAGGCAGAGAAGTCCGCTTTTCTAAAGTTACAGAGGACACACTGTTCTCCTCATTTGGCACAGTCTACCGTTTTCACACCTGCTTATTCTCTAGGTCTCCTTGCTGTGCGTCAAGTTAAACTGTACTAAGTGGCGTTGGTGTTTGTTTCAATTTTGCACCAATCGTAAGTCACTTGGTCATTTAAAGTCAATGGAGATGAGGCAGCAGAGCAGTAGAGTTTTAATGGAATAGCTTTGGCGCAGGCAAAGGCAGTTCCTAGATATCTCAGGACATGCGGAGCCCCAAGAAGCTGGGACATTTGCAAGGCTTCTGGGTTTAATTTCCTGGAGCACAAATGACTGGTTGGTCCCTGGCTCCAGGCCTTGGGCATCTGTCCAGCCTTCAGTAGCAAAGCCTTGATCTGTGCACTAGGGATCAGAGCTGCTGCTCGTGCGGTCGCCCAGATGTGCATCAGTGCAAGACAGCCACGACAGGAATGAGGGCCCCTTACTAGATAAGCCAGAAATCCTTTTATCAGGACACGAACCCCTAATCCTAGGCAGGAGGAGTGGGGCATCAGTCTCCTGAGGGATCATCTAGGCGGGAAGAGGGTGGGTGGAGAGGAGCCCTGTATCCTCCCTCGGGCGCAGCGCGAAGCCCCAGCTGAGGTCTCTGGCAGCCCTTAAGATCACAGGTGCTTTAAACCAGCACTAACTCCCCTAACCTACCCCTCCCGCTCCAGTGGTCCGAGCCTGCTCACAGAGGGCGTGGTTTCCATCCCCTCCCCGCTGCCAGAGAGTCTGACCTTTCCTTGGTGCAGCAGTCAGAACCTAAAGGGTCTCGATCCCGCccccaagcctggtgaccttggCCCAGGAACCCCCCCCTCACCTGCTCCAGTGGCGAGCGACTCCCCGCGGTGCTTGCGGCTGCTAGACTGGAGAagcggcggggggtgggggtgggcgcGCACGCGCACCGGCCCACGCGCGCCTTGCGCCTGCCGCCCAGCCTGACGTGACCAGAGCAGGCCAATCCGTGGGATGCAAGACCGGTTGTAAGAGTTAGAGGTGGCGGAGAGGGGACCGCTGTAGAGACCGAGAATAGCGGGGCCGCACCAGAACCTTGGACAGCGCCAACCTAACGAGGCCCAAGGCGCACCTCTGCGCGCACGCGCACTCAGTCACCGGCGTGCAGGTGACTGGGGACATTTGGGTCGACCTGGAAGTCTGGGACCGAGGGGTAACCTGCGAGTACTACGAAGCCCAGTGTTTGCCCTAACCCTCCCCACCCAGCTCCAGCTGGAGGCTCAGGGCGGCGGGGCAGCGAGCAGCAGCGGGGCCAGATCCATAGTTAGGGCGATGCGGCGACCTTGCCAGTGCACGTGAGAGGGAACCGTGGGTGATTCAGGTCCGTACTCGAAGCAGGCACTGAGCTCGAAGGCCAGGGCGGAGCGCACTAGGCCCACGCCGCCTGCGCGCTCAGGTGCCGGGTGGTACAGGCGCCCGTTGGCCGCCAGGGGTAGCAAGCGAGCCGGCTCAAAGGGGATGGCCAGGGCCTCGCCGCCGCCGCAGTAGGAGAGGCGAGGGGACTCGCTGTCGGGGGCCAGCAAGTGCGTGAAGACCACAGGCCGGTCTTCACAACGCAGGAAGTTACGCTCTCTGccgcagagagagaggaaggggaaggaagcctCATAGCGCCCGCTGTGGTTAGGTCTCAGCCGAGAGAAGAAAGTGACCAGGAACTGCAGGTCTGTGGAAAGAAAAAGGCGCGACTGTTCTCGCTGGTGACCTAGCTCCCCAGACAGGCTCCTCTCCCTGGGACACACCAGCACTGGCGTGAGACTGCCGGCCCCCTTGGGGCTGGGGGCTGCCCGCGGAGTGGGGGAGCTGGAGAcctggcagggagggagagaggcttgAGGGAGCTGCTGCAGCAAGCAATACCTTTGAAGCAGGTGATAAAGTTCTTCAGTTTGGAGTCATCCAGGAAAAGCTGCGGACGGAAGGGACAGACAGTGGACAGTAAATCCTGAACAGAAAGCCCCAAGCCCAGTGTTGTGTCGCTGTTCTTGCTTTTCTGTGTACCGTGTTCGAGGGGGCATGTGTCAGGGTCCTGCAGACTTCGCTCACGCCTACATACAGGTTTTCCGAGCGGCGGTCCCCTCGCCCCCCTTTGTAAAGCAGGCTTGCGGGCCGCTGGGCTCCAGCAGCCGCGAACCTCAGCTCTGGGATTGGTGTTTGCAGTttgtgggtggggagggatggcGATGCCGTGGAGGGGACAGCCTCTGGGCTTCCCGGCTCCCAGCCTGGGCTCTGAAAGTCAGGTCCAACACCACACGTAGCACCTATCCCTAGGTTTTGGCCCTTAGAACTCTTCCCCGCCCGAGGCAGATCCCTCAGGACTGCCTCACACCTGGCCATGGTGATCCACGTAGTAGAAATACTCGCGGGTTCTGGGCTCCGGGCTTTGGCCCTGTGTGTAGGAGACACGTTCGTCCCCACTGCAGGCCCGAGCTCCCTGCGATCTCGCCAAGGCTAGAGCCAAGTTACGCAGTGACCTGCAAGGCGGCCACATCCTTCCACACCGGAAACAGGTCACAAAGTCGGCACTGCGCCTGGTGCTTTGGGTTCCGCCGGCAGCACGTGCTCGGCGGGGCGGGGCAAGAAGCCCCGCCCCCGGAAGGAGGCACGCTGTGCGGACCCCACCCCCGCCCTTTCACCGCACCCGAAGTAACCTGAGGCACAAGCAACCAGAGTGTGCATCTGAACTTTATTCACACGGAGCGCTGTCGCCTCTGTCCACACGTCGGAGAGAGCGCCTGCGGCCAGGCCGCTGGAGAGGTCCAGGACCCGCCCCAGAGGGCTGCGGGACTCGGCAGGGCgggacttttgtttttaataaataaaaacaactctaaaaatatatatatatatatatatataaacggGAGAAATGAAGTTTGACAACTGTTGGAAGTCAGATTCCAGAATGGAAAACGCGGACGAGTCCAGGTCCCATCCGCACGCCGCCCGGGTGTAGTTTGGTCAGAGGCCGCGAGGTCAAAAGGTGGTGCTAACTTGCTCAGCGCGAGGACGGCAATGGCAGTTCAAGAGATAAATAGCATCTGGTTAAAACTATGTCCTTAGCAAACTTAGTTCTGACATCTGTCGTTCTATTTATATCTTTATACACAAGTAGGCTGGGTGCGGGTTAGATTCTGGATTCACACCAAAAACAAcccactcaaaacaaacaaacaaaaacctctcgccctcccccacccaccccaagaACGCCTACCTAGCCCTGGCCCCACCCCACAGGGCTTTGGTGTGGGGTCTCCCCTTGCACAAAGACCTTGGGCCATCAGGACCAAAGGCATTGGGACGACAGGACCGGGTCCTAGCGGTGGCTAGCACAGCTCTCTAGAGTGCCTCTAAGTCTCCTTCAGGCCCCAGCTAGAGGCCCCTAGACTAGGGTAGGAGGGATCAGGGCGAGTGCCTTGGTGGCAGACTGCCCTGGAGAGGGGACGAGGTCGTGTTGCCCTGAGCAACGCGGCATGTGCTTCGGCCGACCAGGAGGGCAGTGTCGCTCGGCTCCGGCAAACAGAAGGCACTTCTCGGGGCTGGCCTGTGGTCGGCTGGGCGAGCCGGAGCCCGCAGGAACTGGCCGCGAGATATGGCGGGCTGCTTTGCCCAGGAgggtctgggggtggggcagggcgggCGTCTGGCGGGGCTTGGCATGCTGCCTCGCCGCTGGGgccttccctcccacctccctgggTGTCACCCTGGCCTGTGTCCGTTGCCCGCGTGCTATAGCACGCCTTCCATGAAGCTGGTATCTAGATGCTGAATGAGCACTCTCAGAAAGGACATCTCCTTTCGCGTGTTCTCGAAGATGACGCGTGGGTCATCCGACTGACAGCGCAGGCAGTTGGGTGCCATCACCATGGCCAGGTTGCTGACGTCCATTTTGGTGATGGCTACGTTGGCTGGCTGCACGAACACCTAAGTGGGGGGAGCGGAGTAGGGAGAAGAGAGCGGAGTGGGGGGGTGGGCGTGGCTATTAAGGGGTTGGTGGGGAAGGTGGGTTGGGTAGGGTGAAAGGTGGGCATTGGCGTGGCATTAGGTGCAGAGCAAGCATACCTGGAGGAAGCGAATGAGGTAGCACAGCACCATACGGTTGATGCGCGGTAGCGCGTGCACCACGGCCACTGCAGCCTCCGGGCTCTCGTAGTGCGCAATGCATTGTTCGTAGAATTCGTGAGGAATCAAGGGCTCCTCCAGCTCCCGATACCACAGCTTCAGCAGCGATGCTGAGGGTGGGAGTGACTTAGATGGTGTTGGTCTGGAGGCCCCTAAGCCAAGCATCCACAAGAGACCACATCCAGAGATATAGGATGTGTGTACTATGTGCGAGGGTATGGAGCAGGCTGTTGAGACTGAGCCCAGATCCCAGAAACACTAGCTGATGGAGAACCTGGGATCAATCTTGGTGGTATAATTTCTCAGAAGAATTGTGCTCAGAAGGAGCTGTCTAAAAATGCCCcaggagctgtgggctgggccGCTCTGGAGGGGCAGAACCCTGGGTAGGCCAAGAACAATGACAGGTCCAGTGGGTGGGAGGATGTCTAGAAGTGATGGGAAGACATCACTTCACTAAGAAATAGGTTCCAGGGGGTGAAAGAGGATGGTGAGATGTAGCCACAGGACAGAGGGACAGGGCCATAGGGTGATCCTGGTGGACGACTGGACAGGGATCCTGGCCTGAATGGTGATCTACTTTCTGGGATATGCATGCAGGCCAACACCTGCCCAGCTGTTAAGTATGTCTGGGGCTCACCAGGGACGTGGGGGTCCTCCAGGCCTGTAGGTACCTTCCACTGATCCACCTGCAACTTCAGGGCATTCACCTCATCAATGTCACCAGGGACCCTAGAGAGTATAGCCAAGACTCAGACTAGAGGAAATCATCTCACCCTAGTGCTGGAGTTTGGAGTGGCAGAAAGCTTCAAGGTCCCACCAACCTGATTCTCTCATGTAGTGTGGAGTGACTTAGGATCTTGTTGCTCTTTTGGGGGCATCCTGCTCCATGCATTTGGGTCAGTGGTGTGGGATTCTCCTGGGGCCATTCTCCCTTCATGGACTctgctggcttctctgtgtagctgtctcCCTCTGCAGGCCACTAAAGCCCAAATTTGCAGCCCTTGGCTTCCCTACTTATCCTCTGGGGACTTGGGCATCCCTGATCCTGACAGGCAAGTCATTACAATGGTTGATACTGCATGGTCTTGCACATCCCTGTTCACACAGGATGATGCACTGGTGATgctgagctgcctggccagctgCATGCCGTTTCTAAGGCTCTTGTCATAGGTGATGTCCTTGCTGGTATCCTCTGGACCTCTGTTGGCTGTCTCTGGTTGGCCATGCTGCTATTTTGGGGAGTAACAGTCAACTTGCCTCCTCTGGATGGGATACTGTTTTGTCACATTTGGCTAAATGGCCTCTAGGCTTTGTGGTCCCTGATATTAGAAATATTTAGTGAACACACCTGTGCTCCCTTTCCCCACCCACAATCTGGGGTTGGTAAGGCACCTGAAGATGCCCTCTGTCTGGTCACCGTTGAGTGCCAGCACCTCCTCGGAGAGCCGTGTCTGTACCCAGGGCAGCTGCCTGTCAGGATAGCGCTCTTTCTGCATGCTCATCACCTCCTGCAGTGCACTGCCAAACATGGATGGGCTGAACACTGCGTTCTTGGCATGTCGGATTTCCTCCACATTGGGCTTCTTCAGGCCCTGTGAAAACAGCTCAGCATTCAGGTCCTGTTGTAGTTCAGCCTCCTTCTTTCATCTCTTCTCCCTCACTCTGGGTCCTTGCCCAACAAGAACCAGGGacaacccaaaccctaacccaaGTCACTATAGGCATCTCCCATCAGGCCATCTGCAACACTCCAAACCACAGATATGCAGAAAGGTGGAGGGGTGATGGTCTCCAGCACAGGCTTGCATATGGCAATGCCTGTCTGCTGCATTTCACCATGCCAGCTGGAGTTCTTAGGGACAGTGCAGCCAGGATGCTATTCCCAGGCTCTAGGAGGCTGGGTATGGCCAGGTGGGTAGAGCACCTTACTTGGGAAGGCTACCTGATGCCTTGTCTAGTATGTGTACCCGCTTGCATTGGAGGCCCAGGCATGGTCAGGGGTCCTTGAAGGGCAAGAGACTGTGGGAAGCACAGGTGCAAGCCTTCCTATCCAGGCTGGGGCTCTCCGCAGCCAGCCAGTGCTCCACTGAGTCTCACTGCCCTTCCATCAGGTCTGCGTGTGGACTGCAGGAGAGCCATTTACCCTACCTATTTCTCCCAGAAGTATTTGTACCTTCTTGGCCCCAGTCAGGGCTGCCTTCTGAAGTTTGTGGTAACAGTACTTCGCATAGGTGCTTATTGCCACCCCTGGAAGAGAAAGGGTGGCAGTCAGCCTGGGGTAGACACGTGGGACACAGGGACTCAGAAAAGCAATTGTAAGGGTTCAGGGATGTGGCCAACTTCTCACCCACCCCTGAGCTGCACAGTGGCCCATATTCTCTCAGAGGCAGTCCTTGAGGGCAGAGACCCAAGAGGAGAGGCAAGAGACACCCCCATCTCTAGAAGTTAGGGTAGGGGAAATCCCTCTGCCAGCCTTCCTAGATCCACCCAGGAAGAACAGGGGAACAAACCAGAGCACACCCTGGGTCCCAGGCTTTCAAaccccacttcctttcctccttagGTGACCCTAGCAAGACCTTTGGTTTTCCCTGGTCCCAGGGGAAGAGGCTTCTGGATGAAGCATTTGGTGCCTTTGGTCAGCACTGGGGCAAAGGCAGTTCTCCAGTAGCTCTGGTGTCCTTAGGGAGGGAGTGAAGTTGGGAGCAGAGtgtcagggagggagagagagagagagagagagagagagagagagagagagagagagagagagagagagagagagagagagagagaggccaaagCTTGGCTCTTAGCGAAAGCTTGCAGAAGATGTCAGTGCTCTATCTAACCAGCGGGTAAGACAACGACAGGGCTGAAGGCCTGGACTCCTCTCTCAAGGTAGGGAGCTTTCTGGAACTCATGCCTTGCAGCAGAGCTAATGACACTGGAGTGTTGGTAGATGTCAAGTGTCTCCAACCTGTCCCAGCCAGCAAATAAGGATAGAGGCAGATGACAGAACATGCCAAGAAGTGTCATGGACAGACACCAGCTGAGTGCTTCTGGAAAATGGATACCCCTTCCCCGGAAGGTTCTGCCTCTACTACCCGCAGCTGTGAAGTCTGTGATTGGGAGTACCTTTGCCTTTGAAAGGAGACAGTTTCTTATGGACATCTGAGGTCTTGGAGAGGTCCTTAGATCCCCaactttatatacatatgtgtgtgtgtgtgtgtgtgtgtgtgagagagagagatatggaaCACACGCATATATGAGATACATACATatagttattatatataattatataagtaTACTTATTCCACAAGTATATTATGGCCCATGAGAACCTTTATCACAAaagttttatacacatatgtaaaatggTTCTTTTCTaaccaaaataattataaatctCTCAGACATTTAAGTTTTGGACAATCTGCCCCAGGTCCCAAGTGATCCAGACTCTGGCAGATCACCTTGGTTTTTGTCCTCAGCCACCTAGAGAGCACTAGAGCTTCTCCCTCAGCCATCCTGCCCTTTATGATTGCTATGAAGCTGCCTTGTTTTATAAGGATGGAGAGCGCTTAAGTGCTTCTCACTGCCCTGGCTCAGCTAAGCAGATGGGGTCTGAGAGTAATGGAAGGGACTTAAGCCTGTTGCCTCCTGTTCTGCCCACCCAGTGCTGCCTCATCTGATGCTCACTCAGGACCAGAGCAAACCCTACTTCAATCACCTTTCAGCTGGTAGTAGGTATGAAAAACTGTGCTTCAGTTTTTCTATAGGACAGAGACGGAGATGATGCCTGTCTCGCGGAGGCCTGAGAATGGCTGTGCTGGAAGCCTAGTAGCCAGCGATAAGCAGACAGCTGTTGCTGCTGTGGCGGTAGCTGCTAGCCTAGGCCTGAGGCTGGGGCCACATGTGGCCTGGAGTCTAGGAAGCTGTAGTGATTTCAGCTCTGGCTAAGTGTCTAGAGCGGATCAGACAGTGTCATTGCCACCCCACAGAGACCTTTACTTGTAAGAGGAGGTCAATCTAGCCTTGTTGAACCTTGGCCAGAACCTCCACAAGGATGCAGGTAACAATTTTGTGTGATGGATGGCTTACCATAGCCCTAGATGAGTGGCATTCCAGGGTTTT
Proteins encoded in this window:
- the C9H8orf82 gene encoding UPF0598 protein C8orf82 homolog: MWPPCRSLRNLALALARSQGARACSGDERVSYTQGQSPEPRTREYFYYVDHHGQLFLDDSKLKNFITCFKDLQFLVTFFSRLRPNHSGRYEASFPFLSLCGRERNFLRCEDRPVVFTHLLAPDSESPRLSYCGGGEALAIPFEPARLLPLAANGRLYHPAPERAGGVGLVRSALAFELSACFEYGPESPTVPSHVHWQGRRIALTMDLAPLLLAAPPP